The Gemmatimonadaceae bacterium sequence GCGCGGCCTCCCGGCGGTGCTGCTCGTGGCGGCGGGCGCCCTGCTCCTCTGGGCGTACGACGCCGCGCCGCGCGCGCTCAAGGAGCTGGGGCTCGGCGAGCTCGCCGCGTTCGTCGTGTGGGGTCCGCTGATGGTGGCCGGCGGCTACTACGTGATTGCCGGCCAGGCGTCGAACGCGGCGCTGCTGGCATCGGTGCCCTACGGGTTGGGCGTGATGTCCATTCTCGTGGGCAAGCACATCGACCAGCGGCAATTCGACGCGAGCAAGCATCAGCGCACGCTGCCGGTGGTGCTGGGCGAGCGGTGGGCGCGGCGGCTGAACCGCGCGTCGGTGATCGCGATGTACGTGATCGTCGTGGGGGGCGTGGCGATGGGCGCGCTCACCCCGTTCGCGCTGCTGGTGCTGTTCGCCGCGCCGCGCGCGGTGCGCGCCGTGCGCGTCATGTCGGCCCCGGCGCCGAGCGAGCCGCCGGCGGGGTACGTGGGCTGGCCGCTCTGGTACCATCGCGTGTGCCTGGTGCACAACCGCCTGTTCGGGTGGCTGTACGTGGCGGGTTTGGCGCTGGGCGCGCTCGCGCCGGCCGTACGGCTGTAGCCGCGCCCGTCGCCGCGTAGCGGCACGGAAAAGCGCCGGCAGCCGCATGCGGCTGCCGGCGCTTTGCTGTTCCGGGACGACTACCGCCCGCCGTCGCCCTTGGGATGCATGCGGTCGGGGCCCGGGGGCACCGGCTTGAGATTCACCGGGTGCTCCTTGAGCAGCTTCATGGCCTCTTCCACAGCGCGCTCCAGCTGCGGGTCGTGGCCGGCATTGCGCGCCGCGGGCGTCTGCTCCACCTGGATGTCCGGCGGCACGCCCTTGTTCTCCACGTCCCACTGGCCGTCGGGGTTGTAGAAGCCCGTGCTCGGCGCGCTGATGAATCCGCCGTCCACGAACCGCGGCTCGCCGCCCCATCCCACGAGTCCGCCCCACGTCTTGGTGCCGATGAGCGGCCCGACGTGCATCTCGCGGAACATGTACGGGAACATGTCGCCGCCCGACCCGCTCATCTCGTTGATGATGAGCACCTTGGGCCCCCAGATCGCCGCCGCCGGCGCGGTGACCGCCGTGTAGCGGTCGCCCAGCCGCTGGCTGAAGTAGCCGTGCAGTTGGCGCGTCATGATGTCGATCATG is a genomic window containing:
- a CDS encoding prenyltransferase, producing MTKSPSAPPAAVPPGRRPASRGPREWARAFTGFYPPLAEEMAQLDPIARFLYSARSVILVISFQAALLAGLLALTDRRFAVVPFLLVLVGYVVLHAISNLSNDYFGARRGHDTADSPRRRYTVHPLLSGAVSSRLLVSGLAVLVAIAAAIGVYFIALRGLPAVLLVAAGALLLWAYDAAPRALKELGLGELAAFVVWGPLMVAGGYYVIAGQASNAALLASVPYGLGVMSILVGKHIDQRQFDASKHQRTLPVVLGERWARRLNRASVIAMYVIVVGGVAMGALTPFALLVLFAAPRAVRAVRVMSAPAPSEPPAGYVGWPLWYHRVCLVHNRLFGWLYVAGLALGALAPAVRL